The window GAAATGGTTCACTAAGTAATAGTACTATGGACAATCTTATAAATTCACCTGCCTTCTCGATCTGGTACACGATAGGGTGCTGGCCTGCTGCGTTTGATTATAATTGTATAGCAGAACATTGGATAAATAATCCAAATGGTGGTGGAGTTGCTTTTATTGGTAATTCGAGGTATGGATGGGGAAGCCCGGGAAATCCCCTTTATGGTTATTCTGATACCTTCGATCAGGAGTTCTTTAAACAACTTTTCCAGGAAGGGATCCAGAATATTGGTATGACCATGGGACTTGCAAAGTCTGTTTATGTACCATTTTCGAGGAATGAGAATGTGTTCCGCTGGTGTGAGTATGAGATTAATCTCCTCGGTGAACCGGAGATGAATATCTGGACTGATGTGCCTGAGATACTGACAGTAACCTATCCTGATAGTGTTACGATTGGCACCTGCGATGTACAGGTTAGTGTGTATGACGGAGTTCAACCTATGCACAATGCGCTTGTGTGTTTCATGCAGGGCGATGATGTCTATCAGACCGGTTACACAAATCTGCAAGGAAGTGTAAATCTTACAATTACAACCGGTACTATTCTTGATGACCTTCTATTGACAGTAACTGCACAGAATTTCTTGCCCTATCAGGATACAATAAAAATTATTTCAGACCAGCCGTATGTTCTGATAGATTCCTATACTACCAACAATTCTATTGACGGTTATGTTGTACCTGGTGCAACAATCTCGGTGGATGCAGGTTTTCATAACTTCGGGCAGATGCCTGCTGATAACCTTGAATGTATTTTGCAATCGAATAGTGATCTTATTACTTTTATAGATAATACCCATTCGATCGCGCATATCGATCCTAAAACAGCACTATTCCAGGAAAATATTTTTTCCTTTACTGTATCATCAGATATTGAGAATGAAGAGGTTGTAGAACTTTCATATACTATCTCTGACAACTCTAAAGCACTATGGGTTGGTACGTTACCAATAACAGGTGCAATGCCGATATTTGAATATATTTATCATCAGGTTGATGATTCAGTTAATGGAAATGGAAACAATATTCCAGAACCGAGTGAGCAGATTGATATCGAGCTTATCGTAAAAAACACAGGACTTTCTCAATCATTCGATACACAACTTTCTCTTTCCTCGAATAGCCCGTGTGTGAATATACCCTATTGCATCTGGGATGTTGGCGATGTGCCTGCAGGACAGTGTACAGAAAGCACAGTTACATTAATGATAAACAGTTCTTGCATTCCACCTGAATTTGCAGATATAGAACTCGCGTTTATAGATAGTCTGGGATTTACATGTGTCGATTCATTTACCCTCACAATTGGGGAAACAGGATTCTCCGATGATGTGGAATCCGGAGATGATAAATGGACACATTGGGGGATCGAAGACCTCTGGCATCTTACAGAACGGAAATCAGTTTCAGGCACCTATAGCTGGTATTGCGGGATCGAAGATTCTGTCTATTATCCCGATGATGTCGACGAAACACTCGAATCCATACCTTTTACGATCGGAACCAGTCCTGCACTATCATTCTGGAGCTGGAATGAATTTACAAATTACGGTGTGGATGGATTTTACGTTGAGATATTTAACGGCACAGATTGGATTATTCTTGATTTCATTGGAAGCGGGGGAGCGCTGCCTGTGCTCACGACAAAAAATGGATGGCTCGAATATATCTATGATCTTTCAAATATTCCTCCAGGAACCGAATCTAAAATCCGTTTTAAGTTCATAAGCGATGATGAAGATGTTGCTGAGGGTGTGTATGTCGATGATGTTATTGTATATACGGATGACTGTCCTATACATGTTGATTTCATTGCAGATAAATTCTATGGTAAAGAGCCGGTAACAGTTAATTTCTACGATCATACTTATACAGAAACCGGTCCAATAACTTCGTGGAATTGGGATTTCGGTGATGGTGAGTTTTCGAATGAAATGAACCCTCAACATGTCTTCAACGAAGATGGACTTTTTGCGATAACATTACAGGTTTCCGATCAGTTTGGAATATATTCCTCGACAATGAAAGCAGATTTTATTCACGTTCGACCGGATACGACAAAGACAGTATATGTTAATCAAGATGGGACCGGTGATTTCACAAACCTTTCAGAAGCATTTGATGCACTTAATGCTGGTGATAGTATTATTGTAGCAGATGGAATATATGGCGGTGTACTGAATACAGATCTGGTCATTCCAAACAATAATATCACAATTTGTTCAGAAAACGGATATGAAAACTGTATCATCGATGGGGGAGATGCTCAGACGGCATTCATGTGCGGTTTTAAAGAAGGTATCACGATTGCAGGTTTGACCTTCTCTTCATGCTCACACAGCAGCTACGGTGGAGCGCTCAGCACGAACGGTTCAGTAACAATTTTGGATTGTTATTTTGATGAATGCTCTTCAGATTTGGATGGAGGTGCGATGTGGTCTGTGGGCGGGACATCACTGCAGATTGAAAATTGTATATTTGAAAATTGCAATGCTGACAATGGGGGCGCAGTATATATTGAACTTCTCGAACAAGTTGCATTGCATAATAATGAGTTCTCATCGTGTCAGAGTAATGACGATTCAGGAGGAGCACTCTATATGAATGTCATCAATACCCTTGATATCAATTCTTGTGATTTTAATCAATGCAGTGCTCTAACTCCGGGTGAAGGTGGTGCAATCCTCACAAAAGACGTATATGCAATGCAGATAAAAAAATCCCATTTCAGCGAATGCGAATCTGTTATTAGCGGAGGAGCTTTGCAAACCGAAGATTGCCAAGACGTTTTGATCGATTCATGCTCTTTCATGTATAATGAATCGGCAAGCGGTGGTGCGATCAAATTCGAGGATTCTTCTGTAGATATTACGCATTGTGAATTTGGTTTTAATGATGCGACCATCGGTGCAGGATGTTACATTGTAGGCGGTTGCTTGGTCATGATAGATAACAGTCTCTTTTATGAAAATTCGAGTACAAACATTCAGTCAAAAGGTGGCGCATTGTATGTAAATGATTGTATTGTTGCAGTAATAAATTCTACGATTGCGAATAATAGCGTGAATACTCAGGCTGGTGGGATCAGTCATCTCGGTACTCGCGGGATGTCGATATACAATACGATATTATGGGACAATCATCCACTCAATATATGGGCTGTTGACTCAACAAAGATAAATATAGCATTTTCAGATATGACGACTCCATGGACCGGGACAGGCAATATATCACAAGATCCATTATTTCAAAACATTTCATCACAGAATTATCATCTTAATGAACTCTCTCCTTGTATCGATACGGGTAATAATAGTTTTGTGCAAGCAGAAACCGATCTTGATGCACATATGAGGATTTGGGATGGCTCTGGCATTGGTGAAGCAATCGTCGATATGGGATGCTATGAATATGGGTCACCAATTTATGATATCGATCCTCAAATCCCTGACCAGACAACAGCATTCCTGTTAAAAAGTTTCCCAAATCCGTTTAAGGCTCAAACTCAGATAAGCTTTTACGTACCTCAGTTGGAGCAATGTTCAATTGAAATCTATAATATCAAAGGACAGAAGGTTGCCACTGTACTCGATGAAGAAAAAGCAGCTGGACTTCACACGACAAGCTGGGATGGTAAAAATTATCAAAACAGAGAAGTAGCAAACGGAATATATTTCTATGTATTAAATGCAGGGAACAAAAGAGAAGTAAAAAAACTCATTTTGATGAGATAAAGAATAGCAACAATTATATTTATAGGGGCTGAATATATTCAGCCCCTATTATATCAAAAGAATATGTTTAATCCAAATACACACCCACACCAACGATAAGAGTTTCACCATCAACTTCTACCTGTTTTATATATGATGATTTTTCTGATACCTTGTCTTCACCGGGTTTATTCCAAAAATAATCTACCCATCCGCATCCCTTTTCATTTCCAACTTCAATCATTTCTCGTATGAAATATTTACCTTCTTCATCCTGAGTATCATAAAGATTTGTTCCATCAAGTTCAGGATGCACGAGCAATGTTCCTTCATTATCGAGGACAAAAACATAATTATCGTTGAAAATAAATTCGGAAGTTGGATCTCTTAATTCATCAAAAGCTGCTATACCTTCTCCTTCAATCATATCAGCTGCTTCGTTCACTTGATCCACAACAAATGCTCGTTCCATTTTCATGTTGTAAAGACCGCATCCGACAATGTATTTTATTCCAGAAGGTGCGACTGCTGAACAAACATAGGTTGTTTTCCAGGTTGGATCGTATTGATCTTCATCCTGACCGGGAACCTTCCATAAATAATACGACCATCCTGCGCTGTCACCGTTTGCTACTTCGCGAATAAACCATTTGATAAAAGGTTTTCCATTTACGTCAGTTAGTTCCATTACATTGGTGCCGACTAACGCAGCATTCGCATGAGCATATACCATTCCTTCAGGATCGATAGTGAAGATGTACTTATCATCGTGACGCCATTTGGAATCCTGTACTGCAAAATCGGTAAATGCATCTTCGCCTTTTTCTTCGATCAATGCAGCGGCATCATTCACGAGCTGTACTAACTGTTGTGTTTCTTCATACTGATATTCTGCATCTTGAGCATACAACGCAACACTAAAAATGAGAATACTTATTAAAATACAAAATGATCGTATAAACTGTATGAAGTTCTTTTGTTTTTTCATTTTTGCTCCTAGCTTTATATTTTGATAATTCTCAGAAATTAGGGAATTCAAGATATTATCCGTCAATATTTATATATCTTACTATTTTCGATTGGCTAAAATGATATTTATGTTATGACAGATTCAATGGAAAACTTGTGACTCAAAAAATAATATTTTGTGATGGCTGAACATGTTCAGCCACTTCTTCATTGGTCATTGGATATTGAGTATTGGATATTGTTTTTCCTTGACGCAAAATTGAAGCATTTGCTCCTTTACAATAAATGAATATTATCCAACAGGAGGTCTGATGATCATTATTCATGACCTGAAAAAGGTCTTTGAAAACAAAAAGAAGGGATCAGTCTCGTACAAGGAAGCTCTTAAGGGTATCAGCTTTGTATGCAAACCGGGTGAGATCTATGGTTTACTCGGTCCAAACGGTGCCGGTAAGACAACCACACTACGGTGTATATCGACACTCATTAAGCCAACGTCAGGTACAATTACAGTGAATGATTATGACGTACAGAAGGACGATAAGAGAGTCCGATCGATCATTGGTTTTTTGACGAGTGATATGAAACTCGACGGCTTCTTTACACCGGATTATATGATGGATTATTTTGGTCGCTTGAACAAGATGACTCCCGAAGCAATAGCAGAACGGAAAGAAGTTCTTGTAAAAGAGCTGCACATGGAGGAGTTCAGGTATAAGAAGATCGATAAGCTCTCTACCGGCATGAAACAGAAAACATCGATTGCAATCAGTCTTATTCATAATCCTGATGTCATTATTTTTGATGAGCCGACTAATGGTTTGGATGTCATCACAGCAAAAAATGTTACTGATTTCCTCATCAAATATGCTAAAGAAGGAAAGACTGTGCTGATATCCACTCATATTATGAGTGTAGCTGAACAGATCTGCGATAAGATCGGGATCCTCATCGATGGCTTGATAAAAGAAGATGGAACGCTTCAGGAGATCATAACTGAGAACAAAGCACGTAATCTCGAAGATGTGTTCTTTAAGTATCTGGAGGTGCAGGATGTTTAGTGATGCCTATATCATTATGAAGAAAGAGCTTAAACGGCTTTTTACAGATAAGAGAACAGTATTCTTTATGGTTGTTCTTCCACTGCTCATGCTTCCGCTTTTATACACAGTTATGGGCAAAATCAGCCAGTCTCGTTCAAAGGATATACGAACGTATCATGGCTCGATTTTTATTGTTCCATTAGAGCAGAAAGAGTCACCGATTTACCAGGAGTTTGTAAGTATAATCGATGAACAGATCAATGCAAAGATCAATGAGATTTCCGAATCGGATATTCAGTTCGCTAAAGACCTTATTACAGAGAAAGAGGCACAACTGCTTATTACTTTTCCTGATGACATGGACTTTGCTTTTGATGCGATTCAGCCTTTTGATATCCACATATATTACAATGGAGCGTCTGATTATTCCAGCTATTTCTATCGCAGGACACAGGATGCAATAGCTTCTCTGGCAGATTCTCTTATTATTGTGAGACTGGAAACACTTAATATTCCTACTGAGATACTTACACCAGTTACTGCAAATCGAACCATTGAACCCACAGAAGTAAATCTTGCAAAAAAGGGAAGTGAGGTTGGAAAAGCATTTGGAGTTCTGCTTCCTTTCATCATCATTCTATACCTTTTTGTAAGTTCAATGCAGGTAGGTATCGATACGGTCTCTGGTGAAAAGGAACGCGGTACACTTGCAATTTTACTCGTAAACCAGGTTGGCCGGGCATCGATCATTCTCGGGAAACTGCTGGCAGTTGTATGTGCATCATTTGCAAGTGCTCTGAGTTCTGTTGTTGGTTTGATGATTGCTGGAAGATATTTCTTGAAAGATCTGTTCCGTTCATCTGCAGAAATGTCTGATTTCGTTCTTGGTGCCGGACAGATATTACAACTGGCTGTACTGCTCATACCAGTCGCAATTTTACTTGTCTCTTTGGTTTTGATCTGTGCAACCTATGCCCGTAATTCAAAAGAAGCTGCCGGATTAGTTATGCCGTTATATATGCTTGTACTGATACTGAGTATCGGTTCGAGTTCGATGGGAGAGACAGTACCCGTTTGGATGCATTATGCTCCAATTATCAACACAGTCGTAGCAATGAAATCCATATTCATCAAAGCATCTACATGGGGTGATGTTTTTATCGCTGCAATTTCGAGCTTGATATTTGCTGGAATACTTATTTATTTCATGCTCAAAATGTTCAAAAATGAAAAGATATTATTTAGGATTTGAGGAGTTTTCATGATCGAGAAAAATATATCAAAATATAACAAATTATTTTCTGAATATACCGAACTACGTGTTCAGGAAAACAGGAATTGTTCAATATCGGTTGTCAATGGTGACATCATGGGCAACAATAAGAGTTCTGAAAGTGGTGTTTCTGCTCGTGTCTACAAAAAAGGCGTTTGGGGATTTTCATCAAACCCGACAATTTCTGATGAAACCGTAAAAGATGTTATACAAGCAGCTACAGAAAATGCGTTGTACCTTAACGATAGGGAACGCAAAAATAAAGAACCCCTTCCCAAAACGATCGGTACTGCTGAGAAAGATTTCATGACCGATAAGCAGAGAAAAACGCAGAAAGAGATGATCGATTTTCTGAAAGAAGTGGATGATCATATCGGAAAAACGTATAGCGATCTGACTGCAAGAACGACAATGTATAGATGTCTTGAAATGGAAAAAGCATTACTAACGTCTGAAGGTTCCCATTCGTATTCTATGATACCGAGGTCGATCATTTATATTGTAATGAGTTTGGTCAAAGATGGTCAACCTTTCGAGTTGTATGAAGTTCATGGTGGATTCGGGCAGTTTGAAGATATTTTTGATAAACCAGATGATATCTTCGAGAAATTACAGATCCAGTATGATCATTTGAAGAAAAAATCTGAAGGAGTGTATGCAAAAGCAGGTGTTGCAGATTGTATCTTTGCCCCTGATCTTGCAGGAATTCTCTCACATGAAGCAATCGGGCATACCGTGGAAGCTGATATTGTTCTCGGTGGTTCTGTTGCAGCAGATTATCTGAATAAACAGGTAGCGAATCCAAACCTGACAATGGTCGATTTTGCTAATACTGCTCTGGGGCAGATGTGTCCAATTCCTGTTTTTGTTGATGATGAAGGAACGAAGGCAGAGGATGCAGTCCTTATTGAGAACGGTATCTTAAAAACATTTATGCATAATAAAGAAAGTGCTCAGCACTTTGGCGTGAAACCGAATGGCAATGCTCGTGCATATACCTATTCTGATGAACCGATCATACGTATGAGAAATACTGCAATAGTCCCAGGTAAAGATAAACTCCAAGATATGATCGCATCGATCGATGATGGATATTATCTTATGCAGGCTTCGAACGGACAAGCAGATTCAACCAGTGAATTCATGTTCGGTATTGTTAAAGGGTATGAGATCAAAAATGGTAAACTCGGTCGTGCTTTAAAGGATACAACCATCTCTGGTGTAGCATTTGATATGCTCAAAACTATCTCTATGATCTCTGATGATATGGTCTGGTCATGTGGCGGCATGTGCGGAAAAAAACAGCTCATTCCTGTTGGTATGGGTGGTCCAGCAGTAAAATGCAAAGTGAACATTGGAGGTAAATAATGAAAACTGATAGAGAACTCGTTAAATATTGTATCGACCGCATGATGGCAAAAGGTGCTCAGAAAGCTCAGTGCTATCTCAAATTCAATAAAAAACACGAACTCAATGTCGATGCCGGAGAGATGACCCTCTTGAGAACGACCTTCGATACCAGTCTTATGCTTAAGGCAATTATCAATGATCAAAAAGGCGTTCTCAAACTCAATAAAAAAGATACCGAATCAATAGATAAAGCAGTTGACCAGGTGATCGAACTTGCTCAGTCCTCCCTGCCAGATACTGCAAATGATATTGCAGAAAAACAGCCTCCGAAAGAATTCACTGCAGGAAGAGAAAATCCGGACCTCGATCTTATGTATGACCGTTTGCATGATTTTGTTCTGTATGAAAAAGACCACTATCCGAAAACAGTAATAGAACAGGCGATCATCGATTTTACGCAATCGAATATACTTATCCAAAACTCAAATGGTGTTGATTTTGCAGGAAACAGAGGTGTCTATTCATTTTCGGTTATGTTCACATCAAAAGAAGGCGAGAAGGCATCATCGTTCAATTATTCGGGATGCTCAATGAAAGAGATCGACAAATCTCTGCATGAGTTTGCTTCTGTCGATGCGCTTCTCAAACAGTCCGGTGAGCAGATACATACTTCGGCTTTTCCGGGCAAAATGGTTTGTGATGTGATTATTACTCCGGACTGTCTTTCATCATTTATCCATTATATTACCGCGTATTTATCAGATTATTCTCTTATATCCGGAAGCTCCATCTATAAGGATAAACTGAATGAGAAGATTGCACATGAGATGTTCACCCTTCATTCATCACCCCGATCGCCGGAAATGGCAAAGAATTATTTCTTCACGACTGATGGTTATGAAGCACAAAACATGACGATTATTGATAAAGGGATACTTCGATCATTTCTTCTGTCACAATATGGTGCCAAAAAAACGGGAAAACCCAAAGCAGTAAACAGCGGTGGGTGCTACATTCTCGAACCTGGCACTGCATCATTTAATGAGATGGTTTCATCAATTGATAAAGGATTATTGTTATGCAGATTTTCCGGGGGCAATCCGAGTGATAATGGAGATTTTTCCGGAGTTGCCAAGAACAGTTATGTGATCGAAAATGGAAAAATAGAAAAACCGGTTGCTGAAACCATGGTTTCTGGAAACATTGCAGAGATAATCCAAAATATTGTAAATATATCGAAAGAAAGAATCGATTATGGGAGTGCCATGTACCCCTGGATGCAGGTGAAGGGGATCACTGTTTCAGGAAAATAAAAGGAGTAAGCTATGATTTCATATCAGCATACCCAACGGAGTAAAATATTGATGTATATCATCATCTTTGTACTGCTGTTCATGCTCTTTCTTATGTATATGTATGGATTCAACTGGATTGGAGCTGTGGTTATGGTCCTCATGATCTGTGCGCTGTATCTCTTCAATTCATTAACTGTGAATATCGATCAGGAAAAGGTAAAAGTTGCTTTTGGGTATGGTCTTATTAGGAAAATTATCTACCTAAGAATGATTCAATCTGCCGAAAAAGTAAGAAATAAATGGTTCTACGGATTTGGCATCAGACTCATTCCGGGTGGTCAAATGTGGAATGTTGCGGGATTTGATGCCATAGAACTTAAACTAAACAACGGAAGAGTTTTCCGCATCGGTACCGATGAGCCAGACAGACTTCTTGAAGCTATCCGATCTCAAATTGGAGTAAGTTATTTATCTCGAATTTCGTAGCAACTTTACACATCTAGGAGTATAATGAATGTACTGATTATTTATGCGCATCCTTATGAAGGAAGCTTTAATAAAGCGATACTTACCAATACGATCGAAGGGCTAAACCATGCTGGTCATCAGTATGAGCTTATTGATCTGAATGGAGAGGGATTCAATCCCGTTCTAACCCGTGAAGAGTTGGAAAAATATCCTGAGGGTGAGTATCTCGATCCCATGGTGGGGGAGTATCTCACAAAAATTAAAGCAGCTGACCATCTTGTGTTTATCTTTCCGATCTGGTGGGGAGGTGTGCCTGCAATCCTGAAAGGTTTCTTTGATAAAGTATTGTTAAAAAAACAAACATATGACTTCAAGGGAAAATGGCCCCAAGGGAAGCTGAAAGGAAAATCCGCGACTGTTATTTCAACAATGAATAGCCCGAAAATTTTCTATAATCTCATAGGAAAAGCACCTATAAAGCACACTGTGATAAATGGCAGCTTGAAGCTGTGTGGTATTAAACCAGTTAAGTGGATTGAGTTCTCAGAAGTATTATCAATCTCACAAATAAAACGGGAAGGAATGCTCGATAGGATTTTAGATTATTTTACGAATTTATAATTAATCAAAATTAACCTTGTGTGTCCCAAATAAATATGCCATTGAAAGTATTGAATTACATACACCAATTTGGCTTCTTCTCAGATGCCAATGGTCACTTATATCTCCAGTTGATGCATATAACCAAACACCGCTAGAATTCGATTCCATCGATTTTTTTATTTTTTGAGTAAATTCATGATCTTTTGCAGCGTCGTTACTCCCTTCTGTATGAAATACATACAGTGATGAATTATGAGTATGAGAATCATCCATAGCAGCGAAGGCAAAACCACCAAAATTCTGATGAAAACCATCCATCAGTTGTAATAATTCATCGATACTCTCAAATCCAAGTCCTTTTGCAAAACCATCTATTGAATTATCGAGATCCTGAACCTTTATTCTAAGGTCATCATAACTTATGAACTCATCTTTCATTTCAATGGTGAAATGGTATCTTCTCACCTTACACCAGGAATATTCCCATGGAAAATATGCAGAGACTGTAGCGAGTGAATAGTATTCACCAGGTCCTTCATTTCCAAATACATAATAGCCACCTCCATTTTTATGAAGATCACAACTATGCATGCGACGGAACTTGTTGTGTAACCAATGCTTGATGAGGAAAGAATCTATGTCCTTAATAATATCACAAAATGAAAATTTAGTGCAACCTGATTCATCTTCTATTTGTTTCAGGTCATTGATCTTATTTGCTACAACACTGAAGGTTTCATTAACGATCTCTGGATAGTATTCGTATGCATGATAATATCCTTCACCTTCGAGATTTCCAAAATCATTTACGGTAAGATTCATTGTTGAAAAAAGATGCATACTGTCGATAGGGGGATCGTTATAAATTGTTCCTTGAGGATTAATATACAGATTGAGCACAATCTCATTATCATTTCTTTCACCACTCAGTTTCCAGATCTTGCAGTTACCGGTTAGATTTCCATCATCATCCTCGTAGAGATAAAAATCTTCATAAGATGTACTATATTCAGGAAAGTCTGTTCCGCGCATACCTTTGATCAAAGTTTTGTCTTGGTAACTTTCCAGCCCAGTTAACGTAAAAGTGTACTTACCATTGAGTTTATCATCAGTAAGATATTTAGTAACTTTTTCGCAGGAGAGGATAGTTAATATTAGAGAAGTTACTATAATAAAAAGTACTATTTTCAAGGAAGAGGAATGTAAAAACTTATCTGTTAGTTTTGTGTTCATGTTATCTTACGAAATGGATTTATTATTAATCGTAATTTACTTTATTAGTTCCAATAAGATACATTATAAGAAGCTGAGAATTACACACACCGAAATCGCTTCGTCTCAAATGCCACGAGTCATGAATATGATGACCAGAATATATATAAACATTACCAACATGTGGATTGAAAGCATCGGCAATAGTTTGAATGAATATATGATGTTTTGCTTCTTCATTTCGTTTAGAATCTTGATTTACGTAAATTGAAAGATTATGAGTATGAGTGTCATAAGCGGTACTAATTGCAAATCCTCCAAATTCGTTGTAAAAATCATCCATTGCATCGAAAAGAGCTTGTAAATTATCAAATCCCAATTCAGATGTGAAATTTTCTAGTTTTTTATCCAATGCTTCCATAGTAGTTTTCAAAACTTCATAAGTAAGAGTTTCTCCCTCAAGACTTATCTCGAAATGATATGCTCTCACTTTGCACCAGGACCACTCAAATGGAAAATAAACGGTTTGAGTATAAGCTGGCAAGATACTGCCAGGTCCTTCGTGTCCGAAAATATAATATCCTCCTCCATCTTTATGGAGATAGCAATTACCGATAGGTCTGAAAATTCCATCAGTAAGACATGATATCAGAAAAGAGGATATGCTTGAGATAACATCACAAAAACAAAAACGAGTATTAATTTCTTCAAAGGAAGAGAGTTCTTCGATTTTATTCGCAGAAACAGAATAGGTCTCATTCTCGATTTCCGGATAATATTCATAAGGATAGTACATCCCATCACCTTCCAGGTTTCCGAAATCATCTATAGTTAAGTTCATTGTCGTAAATTTCTGCATATTATCAATAGATTCATCCAAATTTAAAGTTCCCTGCGGATGAATATAAAGATCCAATTCCACATCCTGACCGTCTCTAGTGCCTTGTATTTTCCAGATTTTACAATTACCGACAATATTACCTTCACCATCTTCATATAGATAAACATCATCGTAGGTTGTACTATATTCCGGATACTCGGTACCGCGTTTTCCTTTGATCATTGTGGTATCCTGATAACTATTTATTCCGGTTAATGTGAAAGCGTATTTCCCACTGATTTTGTCATCAGTAAGATATTTCGTTACTTTTTCACAGGAAAGAACGTATAGAAACGATAGAATAATCAGTATTGCTATAATTATTTTTAAGGGAATTGAATGGAAAACAAGGTTTACAAATTTAGTTTTCATGTTGTCCTCCTAGGGAATTTTAATATATAAAAAAATTTAAATAATTGTTATGATTTTGTGTCAAGAATAAAAATATTTGACAAATAAAATTCATGTTCTAAAAAAGTGACCGACGGTCGGTCGAATATAAATCAAGGAGTATAATGGCTCGAATCGTTAAGAAACATGAAGCTCGAAAGAACGAGATCCTCGACGTAGCTCAGAACC of the Candidatus Cloacimonadota bacterium genome contains:
- a CDS encoding ABC transporter permease, with amino-acid sequence MFSDAYIIMKKELKRLFTDKRTVFFMVVLPLLMLPLLYTVMGKISQSRSKDIRTYHGSIFIVPLEQKESPIYQEFVSIIDEQINAKINEISESDIQFAKDLITEKEAQLLITFPDDMDFAFDAIQPFDIHIYYNGASDYSSYFYRRTQDAIASLADSLIIVRLETLNIPTEILTPVTANRTIEPTEVNLAKKGSEVGKAFGVLLPFIIILYLFVSSMQVGIDTVSGEKERGTLAILLVNQVGRASIILGKLLAVVCASFASALSSVVGLMIAGRYFLKDLFRSSAEMSDFVLGAGQILQLAVLLIPVAILLVSLVLICATYARNSKEAAGLVMPLYMLVLILSIGSSSMGETVPVWMHYAPIINTVVAMKSIFIKASTWGDVFIAAISSLIFAGILIYFMLKMFKNEKILFRI
- a CDS encoding TldD/PmbA family protein, with translation MIEKNISKYNKLFSEYTELRVQENRNCSISVVNGDIMGNNKSSESGVSARVYKKGVWGFSSNPTISDETVKDVIQAATENALYLNDRERKNKEPLPKTIGTAEKDFMTDKQRKTQKEMIDFLKEVDDHIGKTYSDLTARTTMYRCLEMEKALLTSEGSHSYSMIPRSIIYIVMSLVKDGQPFELYEVHGGFGQFEDIFDKPDDIFEKLQIQYDHLKKKSEGVYAKAGVADCIFAPDLAGILSHEAIGHTVEADIVLGGSVAADYLNKQVANPNLTMVDFANTALGQMCPIPVFVDDEGTKAEDAVLIENGILKTFMHNKESAQHFGVKPNGNARAYTYSDEPIIRMRNTAIVPGKDKLQDMIASIDDGYYLMQASNGQADSTSEFMFGIVKGYEIKNGKLGRALKDTTISGVAFDMLKTISMISDDMVWSCGGMCGKKQLIPVGMGGPAVKCKVNIGGK
- a CDS encoding TldD/PmbA family protein, encoding MKTDRELVKYCIDRMMAKGAQKAQCYLKFNKKHELNVDAGEMTLLRTTFDTSLMLKAIINDQKGVLKLNKKDTESIDKAVDQVIELAQSSLPDTANDIAEKQPPKEFTAGRENPDLDLMYDRLHDFVLYEKDHYPKTVIEQAIIDFTQSNILIQNSNGVDFAGNRGVYSFSVMFTSKEGEKASSFNYSGCSMKEIDKSLHEFASVDALLKQSGEQIHTSAFPGKMVCDVIITPDCLSSFIHYITAYLSDYSLISGSSIYKDKLNEKIAHEMFTLHSSPRSPEMAKNYFFTTDGYEAQNMTIIDKGILRSFLLSQYGAKKTGKPKAVNSGGCYILEPGTASFNEMVSSIDKGLLLCRFSGGNPSDNGDFSGVAKNSYVIENGKIEKPVAETMVSGNIAEIIQNIVNISKERIDYGSAMYPWMQVKGITVSGK
- a CDS encoding NAD(P)H-dependent oxidoreductase encodes the protein MNVLIIYAHPYEGSFNKAILTNTIEGLNHAGHQYELIDLNGEGFNPVLTREELEKYPEGEYLDPMVGEYLTKIKAADHLVFIFPIWWGGVPAILKGFFDKVLLKKQTYDFKGKWPQGKLKGKSATVISTMNSPKIFYNLIGKAPIKHTVINGSLKLCGIKPVKWIEFSEVLSISQIKREGMLDRILDYFTNL